Proteins from a genomic interval of Zingiber officinale cultivar Zhangliang chromosome 2A, Zo_v1.1, whole genome shotgun sequence:
- the LOC122040870 gene encoding TOM1-like protein 9 isoform X3, with the protein MAGALVDRATSDMLIGPDWSMNLEICDVLNHDPGQVKDIVKILKKRIAHKNSKVQLLTLTLLETIVKNCGDIVHMHVAEKDILHEMVKIFKKKQSDFHVKEKILILIDTWQEAFGGPRARYPQYFAAYQELLRAGAVFPPRTDTSPPIFTPLQTQPLQTYPPSMRTPGYQTEPPESSVASEFPALSLTEIQNAGGIVDVLAEMLNALDPRNKEGLKQEVIIDLVSQCRTYRQRVVHLVNTTSDEELLSQGLALNDNLQKVLAKHDAIAAGIAVPVEKQQKPLQAFVNVNDSSSSKDSEQRNRLSITTTSANNQPPVQKLLPPSPPQSDSSKSSSVKIDPNMDLLSGDDFNKPATDDLLALVPVTQPARNSASDQNILALADMFPPTNYNSSTSPANIFDSNSAFSPQQRYPGVSNLQLQTSQSHSVPFGNGSIPNLAASQFEHSHDNGVQLNQATNAWNGQLVPAHNPQQQPMGYGASEQDGALPPPPWEAQPLQNEIAALQHQPLHAGQLGAIPQPMPGGQLGTMPPQSIPGSQQGGMHPQHTSGTQLPGGLQPQFGPSSQFPGMYSPMQNSQVMPIYPQQMFGGYVGMVQHTTQGFHPTGYGLGQQFDSQYYNPSRSYSGANELSQRMYGLSVQDNNSFSSMTSSYQMPTSSPSYVHQSNKPSKLDNNLFSDLVSMAKTKPTKPTGSKN; encoded by the exons ATGGCCGGCGCGCTGGTGGATCGAGCCACGAGTGACATGCTCATCGGTCCGGATTGGTCGATGAACCTTGAGATCTGCGATGTCCTCAATCACGACCCCGG ACAAGTTAAAGATATTGTAAAGATACTCAAGAAACGTATTGCACATAAAAATTCCAAGGTCCAACTTCTTACACTAACG cTTTTAGAAACAATTGTTAAAAATTGTGGGGACATAGTGCACATGCATGTTGCTGAGAAAGATATATTGCATGAGATGGTCaagattttcaaaaagaag CAGTCCGATTTCCATGTTAAGGAAAAGATACTCATATTAATAGATACATGGCAAGAAGCTTTCGGTGGTCCTCGGGCAAGATATCCACAATATTTTGCTGCCTATCAGGAACTGTTG AGAGCTGGAGCTGTTTTCCCTCCAAGAACGGATACATCTCCACCTATCTTTACTCCTCTACAGACACAACCTCTGCAAACTTATCCTCCATCAATGCGAACCCCTGGTTATCAAACTGAACCACCTGAGTCTTCAGTTGCATCTGAATTTCCTGCTTTGAG CCTCACTGAAATTCAGAATGCTGGTGGTATCGTAGATGTTCTTGCTGAGATGTTAAATGCTTTAGATCCTAGAAACAAAGAG GGGCTTAAACAAGAGGTAATTATTGACCTTGTCAGCCAATGTCGTACTTACCGACAGAGAGTCGTCCATCTTGTTAACACAACATC AGATGAGGAGCTACTAAGCCAAGGACTTGCTTTGAATGATAATTTACAGAAAGTACTAGCAAAGCATGATGCTATAGCTGCTGGAATTGCAGTTCCTGTTGAGAAGCAGCAAAAACCTCTCCAGGCATTTGTAAATGTTAATGATTCTTCATCTAGCAAAGATTCAGAGCAAAG AAATAGGTTGTCAATTACAACCACAAGTGCAAATAATCAACCGCCTGTACAGAAATTATTGCCGCCatcaccacctcaatctgataGTTCAAAATCTTCTTCGGTTAAAATAGATCCAAATATGGACCTTCTTAGCGGCGATGACTTTAACAAACCTGCAACGGATGATCTGCTAGCTCTAGTTCCTGTCACCCAACCAGCTAGAAATTCTGCTTCAGATCAGAACATCTTAGCTCTTGCAGACATGTTTCCTCCAACTAACTATAACAGTAGCACATCTCCTGCAAACATATTTGATTCAAATTCTGCATTTTCACCACAACAGAGATATCCTGGTGTTTCCAACCTTCAGCTGCAAACATCACAATCACATTCTGTGCCCTTTGGTAATGGAAGCATTCCAAACTTAGCAGCATCCCAATTTGAGCACAGTCATGACAATGGAGTACAGCTAAACCAGGCAACAAATGCATGGAATGGTCAACTTGTTCCGGCACACAACCCACAACAGCAACCAATGGGCTATG GCGCAAGTGAGCAAGATGGGGCTTTACCCCCGCCACCATGGGAAGCACAACCATTACAGAATGAAATAGCTGCTTTGCAGCATCAACCACTCCACGCTGGGCAACTTGGAGCCATACCTCAACCCATGCCAGGTGGACAGCTGGGCACCATGCCGCCACAGTCTATTCCAGGAAGTCAGCAGGGGGGAATGCATCCACAGCATACATCAGGTACCCAGCTTCCAGGTGGTTTACAACCGCAATTTGGACCAAGCAGTCAGTTTCCAGGCATGTATTCTCCAATGCAGAACAGCCAGGTGATGCCTATTTATCCACAACAAATGTTTGGAGGTTATGTAGGTATGGTTCAACACACAACGCAAGGCTTTCACCCAACAGGATATGGACTTGGCCAGCAATTTGATTCTCAGTACTATAATCCATCTAGATCTTATTCCGGAGCAAATGAGCTCTCACAGAGAATGTATGGGCTCTCTGTGCAAGATAATAACTCTTTTTCAAGCATGACTTCTTCCTACCAGATGCCTACATCCTCCCCCTCATATGTGCACCAATCAAACAAACCATCGAAGCTCGACAATAATCTTTTCAGTGATCTTGTTAGTATGGCCAAAACAAAGCCAACTAAACCTACTGGTAGCAAAAATTGA
- the LOC122040870 gene encoding TOM1-like protein 9 isoform X1: MSSITTPGMRVCSGCCFLSPFAALSLSSQSELPFLLQQVKDIVKILKKRIAHKNSKVQLLTLTLLETIVKNCGDIVHMHVAEKDILHEMVKIFKKKQSDFHVKEKILILIDTWQEAFGGPRARYPQYFAAYQELLRAGAVFPPRTDTSPPIFTPLQTQPLQTYPPSMRTPGYQTEPPESSVASEFPALSLTEIQNAGGIVDVLAEMLNALDPRNKEGLKQEVIIDLVSQCRTYRQRVVHLVNTTSDEELLSQGLALNDNLQKVLAKHDAIAAGIAVPVEKQQKPLQAFVNVNDSSSSKDSEQRNRLSITTTSANNQPPVQKLLPPSPPQSDSSKSSSVKIDPNMDLLSGDDFNKPATDDLLALVPVTQPARNSASDQNILALADMFPPTNYNSSTSPANIFDSNSAFSPQQRYPGVSNLQLQTSQSHSVPFGNGSIPNLAASQFEHSHDNGVQLNQATNAWNGQLVPAHNPQQQPMGYGASEQDGALPPPPWEAQPLQNEIAALQHQPLHAGQLGAIPQPMPGGQLGTMPPQSIPGSQQGGMHPQHTSGTQLPGGLQPQFGPSSQFPGMYSPMQNSQVMPIYPQQMFGGYVGMVQHTTQGFHPTGYGLGQQFDSQYYNPSRSYSGANELSQRMYGLSVQDNNSFSSMTSSYQMPTSSPSYVHQSNKPSKLDNNLFSDLVSMAKTKPTKPTGSKN, from the exons ATGTCCTCAATCACGACCCCGGGTATGCGAGTCTGCAGTGGCTGCTGCTTCCTCTCTCCTTTTGCTGCTTTATCTCTTTCTTCTCAGTCGGAGCTCCCGTTTCTTCTGCA ACAAGTTAAAGATATTGTAAAGATACTCAAGAAACGTATTGCACATAAAAATTCCAAGGTCCAACTTCTTACACTAACG cTTTTAGAAACAATTGTTAAAAATTGTGGGGACATAGTGCACATGCATGTTGCTGAGAAAGATATATTGCATGAGATGGTCaagattttcaaaaagaag CAGTCCGATTTCCATGTTAAGGAAAAGATACTCATATTAATAGATACATGGCAAGAAGCTTTCGGTGGTCCTCGGGCAAGATATCCACAATATTTTGCTGCCTATCAGGAACTGTTG AGAGCTGGAGCTGTTTTCCCTCCAAGAACGGATACATCTCCACCTATCTTTACTCCTCTACAGACACAACCTCTGCAAACTTATCCTCCATCAATGCGAACCCCTGGTTATCAAACTGAACCACCTGAGTCTTCAGTTGCATCTGAATTTCCTGCTTTGAG CCTCACTGAAATTCAGAATGCTGGTGGTATCGTAGATGTTCTTGCTGAGATGTTAAATGCTTTAGATCCTAGAAACAAAGAG GGGCTTAAACAAGAGGTAATTATTGACCTTGTCAGCCAATGTCGTACTTACCGACAGAGAGTCGTCCATCTTGTTAACACAACATC AGATGAGGAGCTACTAAGCCAAGGACTTGCTTTGAATGATAATTTACAGAAAGTACTAGCAAAGCATGATGCTATAGCTGCTGGAATTGCAGTTCCTGTTGAGAAGCAGCAAAAACCTCTCCAGGCATTTGTAAATGTTAATGATTCTTCATCTAGCAAAGATTCAGAGCAAAG AAATAGGTTGTCAATTACAACCACAAGTGCAAATAATCAACCGCCTGTACAGAAATTATTGCCGCCatcaccacctcaatctgataGTTCAAAATCTTCTTCGGTTAAAATAGATCCAAATATGGACCTTCTTAGCGGCGATGACTTTAACAAACCTGCAACGGATGATCTGCTAGCTCTAGTTCCTGTCACCCAACCAGCTAGAAATTCTGCTTCAGATCAGAACATCTTAGCTCTTGCAGACATGTTTCCTCCAACTAACTATAACAGTAGCACATCTCCTGCAAACATATTTGATTCAAATTCTGCATTTTCACCACAACAGAGATATCCTGGTGTTTCCAACCTTCAGCTGCAAACATCACAATCACATTCTGTGCCCTTTGGTAATGGAAGCATTCCAAACTTAGCAGCATCCCAATTTGAGCACAGTCATGACAATGGAGTACAGCTAAACCAGGCAACAAATGCATGGAATGGTCAACTTGTTCCGGCACACAACCCACAACAGCAACCAATGGGCTATG GCGCAAGTGAGCAAGATGGGGCTTTACCCCCGCCACCATGGGAAGCACAACCATTACAGAATGAAATAGCTGCTTTGCAGCATCAACCACTCCACGCTGGGCAACTTGGAGCCATACCTCAACCCATGCCAGGTGGACAGCTGGGCACCATGCCGCCACAGTCTATTCCAGGAAGTCAGCAGGGGGGAATGCATCCACAGCATACATCAGGTACCCAGCTTCCAGGTGGTTTACAACCGCAATTTGGACCAAGCAGTCAGTTTCCAGGCATGTATTCTCCAATGCAGAACAGCCAGGTGATGCCTATTTATCCACAACAAATGTTTGGAGGTTATGTAGGTATGGTTCAACACACAACGCAAGGCTTTCACCCAACAGGATATGGACTTGGCCAGCAATTTGATTCTCAGTACTATAATCCATCTAGATCTTATTCCGGAGCAAATGAGCTCTCACAGAGAATGTATGGGCTCTCTGTGCAAGATAATAACTCTTTTTCAAGCATGACTTCTTCCTACCAGATGCCTACATCCTCCCCCTCATATGTGCACCAATCAAACAAACCATCGAAGCTCGACAATAATCTTTTCAGTGATCTTGTTAGTATGGCCAAAACAAAGCCAACTAAACCTACTGGTAGCAAAAATTGA
- the LOC122040870 gene encoding TOM1-like protein 9 isoform X2 → MSSITTPGMRVCSGCCFLSPFAALSLSSQSELPFLLQQVKDIVKILKKRIAHKNSKVQLLTLTLLETIVKNCGDIVHMHVAEKDILHEMVKIFKKKSDFHVKEKILILIDTWQEAFGGPRARYPQYFAAYQELLRAGAVFPPRTDTSPPIFTPLQTQPLQTYPPSMRTPGYQTEPPESSVASEFPALSLTEIQNAGGIVDVLAEMLNALDPRNKEGLKQEVIIDLVSQCRTYRQRVVHLVNTTSDEELLSQGLALNDNLQKVLAKHDAIAAGIAVPVEKQQKPLQAFVNVNDSSSSKDSEQRNRLSITTTSANNQPPVQKLLPPSPPQSDSSKSSSVKIDPNMDLLSGDDFNKPATDDLLALVPVTQPARNSASDQNILALADMFPPTNYNSSTSPANIFDSNSAFSPQQRYPGVSNLQLQTSQSHSVPFGNGSIPNLAASQFEHSHDNGVQLNQATNAWNGQLVPAHNPQQQPMGYGASEQDGALPPPPWEAQPLQNEIAALQHQPLHAGQLGAIPQPMPGGQLGTMPPQSIPGSQQGGMHPQHTSGTQLPGGLQPQFGPSSQFPGMYSPMQNSQVMPIYPQQMFGGYVGMVQHTTQGFHPTGYGLGQQFDSQYYNPSRSYSGANELSQRMYGLSVQDNNSFSSMTSSYQMPTSSPSYVHQSNKPSKLDNNLFSDLVSMAKTKPTKPTGSKN, encoded by the exons ATGTCCTCAATCACGACCCCGGGTATGCGAGTCTGCAGTGGCTGCTGCTTCCTCTCTCCTTTTGCTGCTTTATCTCTTTCTTCTCAGTCGGAGCTCCCGTTTCTTCTGCA ACAAGTTAAAGATATTGTAAAGATACTCAAGAAACGTATTGCACATAAAAATTCCAAGGTCCAACTTCTTACACTAACG cTTTTAGAAACAATTGTTAAAAATTGTGGGGACATAGTGCACATGCATGTTGCTGAGAAAGATATATTGCATGAGATGGTCaagattttcaaaaagaag TCCGATTTCCATGTTAAGGAAAAGATACTCATATTAATAGATACATGGCAAGAAGCTTTCGGTGGTCCTCGGGCAAGATATCCACAATATTTTGCTGCCTATCAGGAACTGTTG AGAGCTGGAGCTGTTTTCCCTCCAAGAACGGATACATCTCCACCTATCTTTACTCCTCTACAGACACAACCTCTGCAAACTTATCCTCCATCAATGCGAACCCCTGGTTATCAAACTGAACCACCTGAGTCTTCAGTTGCATCTGAATTTCCTGCTTTGAG CCTCACTGAAATTCAGAATGCTGGTGGTATCGTAGATGTTCTTGCTGAGATGTTAAATGCTTTAGATCCTAGAAACAAAGAG GGGCTTAAACAAGAGGTAATTATTGACCTTGTCAGCCAATGTCGTACTTACCGACAGAGAGTCGTCCATCTTGTTAACACAACATC AGATGAGGAGCTACTAAGCCAAGGACTTGCTTTGAATGATAATTTACAGAAAGTACTAGCAAAGCATGATGCTATAGCTGCTGGAATTGCAGTTCCTGTTGAGAAGCAGCAAAAACCTCTCCAGGCATTTGTAAATGTTAATGATTCTTCATCTAGCAAAGATTCAGAGCAAAG AAATAGGTTGTCAATTACAACCACAAGTGCAAATAATCAACCGCCTGTACAGAAATTATTGCCGCCatcaccacctcaatctgataGTTCAAAATCTTCTTCGGTTAAAATAGATCCAAATATGGACCTTCTTAGCGGCGATGACTTTAACAAACCTGCAACGGATGATCTGCTAGCTCTAGTTCCTGTCACCCAACCAGCTAGAAATTCTGCTTCAGATCAGAACATCTTAGCTCTTGCAGACATGTTTCCTCCAACTAACTATAACAGTAGCACATCTCCTGCAAACATATTTGATTCAAATTCTGCATTTTCACCACAACAGAGATATCCTGGTGTTTCCAACCTTCAGCTGCAAACATCACAATCACATTCTGTGCCCTTTGGTAATGGAAGCATTCCAAACTTAGCAGCATCCCAATTTGAGCACAGTCATGACAATGGAGTACAGCTAAACCAGGCAACAAATGCATGGAATGGTCAACTTGTTCCGGCACACAACCCACAACAGCAACCAATGGGCTATG GCGCAAGTGAGCAAGATGGGGCTTTACCCCCGCCACCATGGGAAGCACAACCATTACAGAATGAAATAGCTGCTTTGCAGCATCAACCACTCCACGCTGGGCAACTTGGAGCCATACCTCAACCCATGCCAGGTGGACAGCTGGGCACCATGCCGCCACAGTCTATTCCAGGAAGTCAGCAGGGGGGAATGCATCCACAGCATACATCAGGTACCCAGCTTCCAGGTGGTTTACAACCGCAATTTGGACCAAGCAGTCAGTTTCCAGGCATGTATTCTCCAATGCAGAACAGCCAGGTGATGCCTATTTATCCACAACAAATGTTTGGAGGTTATGTAGGTATGGTTCAACACACAACGCAAGGCTTTCACCCAACAGGATATGGACTTGGCCAGCAATTTGATTCTCAGTACTATAATCCATCTAGATCTTATTCCGGAGCAAATGAGCTCTCACAGAGAATGTATGGGCTCTCTGTGCAAGATAATAACTCTTTTTCAAGCATGACTTCTTCCTACCAGATGCCTACATCCTCCCCCTCATATGTGCACCAATCAAACAAACCATCGAAGCTCGACAATAATCTTTTCAGTGATCTTGTTAGTATGGCCAAAACAAAGCCAACTAAACCTACTGGTAGCAAAAATTGA
- the LOC122040870 gene encoding TOM1-like protein 9 isoform X4, whose protein sequence is MAGALVDRATSDMLIGPDWSMNLEICDVLNHDPGQVKDIVKILKKRIAHKNSKVQLLTLTLLETIVKNCGDIVHMHVAEKDILHEMVKIFKKKSDFHVKEKILILIDTWQEAFGGPRARYPQYFAAYQELLRAGAVFPPRTDTSPPIFTPLQTQPLQTYPPSMRTPGYQTEPPESSVASEFPALSLTEIQNAGGIVDVLAEMLNALDPRNKEGLKQEVIIDLVSQCRTYRQRVVHLVNTTSDEELLSQGLALNDNLQKVLAKHDAIAAGIAVPVEKQQKPLQAFVNVNDSSSSKDSEQRNRLSITTTSANNQPPVQKLLPPSPPQSDSSKSSSVKIDPNMDLLSGDDFNKPATDDLLALVPVTQPARNSASDQNILALADMFPPTNYNSSTSPANIFDSNSAFSPQQRYPGVSNLQLQTSQSHSVPFGNGSIPNLAASQFEHSHDNGVQLNQATNAWNGQLVPAHNPQQQPMGYGASEQDGALPPPPWEAQPLQNEIAALQHQPLHAGQLGAIPQPMPGGQLGTMPPQSIPGSQQGGMHPQHTSGTQLPGGLQPQFGPSSQFPGMYSPMQNSQVMPIYPQQMFGGYVGMVQHTTQGFHPTGYGLGQQFDSQYYNPSRSYSGANELSQRMYGLSVQDNNSFSSMTSSYQMPTSSPSYVHQSNKPSKLDNNLFSDLVSMAKTKPTKPTGSKN, encoded by the exons ATGGCCGGCGCGCTGGTGGATCGAGCCACGAGTGACATGCTCATCGGTCCGGATTGGTCGATGAACCTTGAGATCTGCGATGTCCTCAATCACGACCCCGG ACAAGTTAAAGATATTGTAAAGATACTCAAGAAACGTATTGCACATAAAAATTCCAAGGTCCAACTTCTTACACTAACG cTTTTAGAAACAATTGTTAAAAATTGTGGGGACATAGTGCACATGCATGTTGCTGAGAAAGATATATTGCATGAGATGGTCaagattttcaaaaagaag TCCGATTTCCATGTTAAGGAAAAGATACTCATATTAATAGATACATGGCAAGAAGCTTTCGGTGGTCCTCGGGCAAGATATCCACAATATTTTGCTGCCTATCAGGAACTGTTG AGAGCTGGAGCTGTTTTCCCTCCAAGAACGGATACATCTCCACCTATCTTTACTCCTCTACAGACACAACCTCTGCAAACTTATCCTCCATCAATGCGAACCCCTGGTTATCAAACTGAACCACCTGAGTCTTCAGTTGCATCTGAATTTCCTGCTTTGAG CCTCACTGAAATTCAGAATGCTGGTGGTATCGTAGATGTTCTTGCTGAGATGTTAAATGCTTTAGATCCTAGAAACAAAGAG GGGCTTAAACAAGAGGTAATTATTGACCTTGTCAGCCAATGTCGTACTTACCGACAGAGAGTCGTCCATCTTGTTAACACAACATC AGATGAGGAGCTACTAAGCCAAGGACTTGCTTTGAATGATAATTTACAGAAAGTACTAGCAAAGCATGATGCTATAGCTGCTGGAATTGCAGTTCCTGTTGAGAAGCAGCAAAAACCTCTCCAGGCATTTGTAAATGTTAATGATTCTTCATCTAGCAAAGATTCAGAGCAAAG AAATAGGTTGTCAATTACAACCACAAGTGCAAATAATCAACCGCCTGTACAGAAATTATTGCCGCCatcaccacctcaatctgataGTTCAAAATCTTCTTCGGTTAAAATAGATCCAAATATGGACCTTCTTAGCGGCGATGACTTTAACAAACCTGCAACGGATGATCTGCTAGCTCTAGTTCCTGTCACCCAACCAGCTAGAAATTCTGCTTCAGATCAGAACATCTTAGCTCTTGCAGACATGTTTCCTCCAACTAACTATAACAGTAGCACATCTCCTGCAAACATATTTGATTCAAATTCTGCATTTTCACCACAACAGAGATATCCTGGTGTTTCCAACCTTCAGCTGCAAACATCACAATCACATTCTGTGCCCTTTGGTAATGGAAGCATTCCAAACTTAGCAGCATCCCAATTTGAGCACAGTCATGACAATGGAGTACAGCTAAACCAGGCAACAAATGCATGGAATGGTCAACTTGTTCCGGCACACAACCCACAACAGCAACCAATGGGCTATG GCGCAAGTGAGCAAGATGGGGCTTTACCCCCGCCACCATGGGAAGCACAACCATTACAGAATGAAATAGCTGCTTTGCAGCATCAACCACTCCACGCTGGGCAACTTGGAGCCATACCTCAACCCATGCCAGGTGGACAGCTGGGCACCATGCCGCCACAGTCTATTCCAGGAAGTCAGCAGGGGGGAATGCATCCACAGCATACATCAGGTACCCAGCTTCCAGGTGGTTTACAACCGCAATTTGGACCAAGCAGTCAGTTTCCAGGCATGTATTCTCCAATGCAGAACAGCCAGGTGATGCCTATTTATCCACAACAAATGTTTGGAGGTTATGTAGGTATGGTTCAACACACAACGCAAGGCTTTCACCCAACAGGATATGGACTTGGCCAGCAATTTGATTCTCAGTACTATAATCCATCTAGATCTTATTCCGGAGCAAATGAGCTCTCACAGAGAATGTATGGGCTCTCTGTGCAAGATAATAACTCTTTTTCAAGCATGACTTCTTCCTACCAGATGCCTACATCCTCCCCCTCATATGTGCACCAATCAAACAAACCATCGAAGCTCGACAATAATCTTTTCAGTGATCTTGTTAGTATGGCCAAAACAAAGCCAACTAAACCTACTGGTAGCAAAAATTGA
- the LOC122040869 gene encoding auxin-responsive protein IAA21-like, producing the protein MSPPVEHDYIGRSERKSSAGGVEVGDLNHEATELRLGLPGSSESPHREEKVGLTLNLLPKGFVSGSKRGFSDANDGGGKWGFAAEEGGSGMNLAQGGGLFSQKGEVAAAAESAVQISGRGNVGEDLAVKVAGQERKVTAQGRGSVGNDSPTAPAAKAQVVGWPPIRSYRKSTMTINPTKIKDVADGIQELGCYVKVSMDGAPYLRKVDLKIYKNYRELSSALEKMFSGFTISQCGSCGIPGKEGLSENHLMVLLNGSGYAITYEDKDGDWMLVGDVPWEMFTNSCRKLRIMKGSDAIGVAPRAMEKCKNLN; encoded by the exons ATGTCGCCGCCGGTGGAGCACGATTACATAGGCCGCTCGGAGCGGAAATCCTCTGCCGGTGGGGTCGAGGTAGGGGATCTCAACCACGAGGCGACGGAGCTCAGGTTGGGGCTGCCTGGGTCGTCGGAGTCGCCCCACCGCGAGGAGAAGGTCGGCCTCACCCTGAATTTGCTCCCCAAGGGTTTCGTCTCCGGTTCCAAGAGGGGGTTCTCCGACGCCAACGATGGGGGCGGGAAGTGGGGGTTCGCCGCCGAGGAGGGCGGATCTGGGATGAACTTGGCACAGGGCGGTGGTTTGTTCTCGCAGAAAGGGGAGGTTGCGGCGGCAGCAGAGAGTGCAGTGCAGATTTCGGGGCGAGGGAATGTGGGGGAGGATCTAGCGGTGAAAGTGGCCGGGCAGGAGAGGAAGGTCACAGCGCAGGGCCGTGGCTCCGTCGGGAACGATAGTCCGACTGCTCCTGCAGCCAA GGCACAGGTGGTTGGTTGGCCACCGATCCGTAGTTACCGGAAGAGTACAATGACTATAAATCCAACTAAGATTAAAGATGTTGCTGATGGAATACAGGAGCTAGGGTGTTATGTGAAGGTTAGCATGGATGGAGCCCCTTATCTCAGGAAAGTTGATCTGAAAATATACAAAAACTATAGGGAACTTTCATCAGCACTTGAGAAAATGTTCAGTGGCTTCACAATTA GTCAGTGTGGTTCTTGTGGAATACCCGGCAAAGAGGGATTATCTGAGAATCATTTGATGGTTCTTCTGAATGGTTCTGGGTATGCCATTACTTATGAAGACAAGGATGGAGACTGGATGCTTGTGGGTGATGTTCCATGGGA GATGTTCACAAACTCATGCAGGAAGCTGAGGATCATGAAAGGTTCAGATGCTATTGGAGTCG CTCCAAGGGCGATGGAGAAATGCAAGAACCTGAACTAG